The genomic window GATGTAGCGGTGCTGAAGGCGGCGGACAAGTGGAGTTTCCGTGTTCATCTTCGTCGTATGATAAACTTCGTCCACAGGGGATGTTCTTGTCAAATCTGCGATCTTTTCCGGTGCTTGTATGTTTGAGTTTGCTGCTCATGCAGGCGTGCGGCTCAGCACCGAAAGCAGTCAATGCCGACCTCTCATCTATCGGGCGCGGCGGCAGCGGATTTCCTTTCGCCATTAGTGAACCGAAGGCTTTTAATTGCCGCATCGTTCAAACCACGGGATCGACAACAGCAGAATATTTCATCGCCCGCGACGGCGACAGTTACCGTTTTGACATAGTACACGGCGAAGGCGGCCGGATGTCGCAGGTCAAAGCGGGCGGCAAGGAATATCTCGTGTCATACAAGCAGCATTCGTTCTACGAGATGCCGGCGAACGGCAGCGAAGTAACACCCACAGGCTCGATCGATGCGATGTTTCGGGGAATGATCCCCGAAGGCGGCGAGCTTAGATACGAGAAGGTTTCCGCCGAGAGCGGCCGTACCCGTTACGCAGCGGCAAGTGCCGACGGCAAGAGCGAGGCTGTCATCGAGACGGACGATGCGACAGGGCTGCCTGTCAGCCATGAGTTCTTCGGCATCGAGGGCGGCACGCGGCGTCTGATCTTCTCGATAAAACTGGAAGATGTAAAACTCGACGCGCCGGCCGAACTCTTTGCCCTACCTGAAGGCTTCGTACGCTCCGCAAAACCGCCCGACAGATAGGCCGCGAACGGGCCGAGAATATGGAAGAACTGCGAAAATTCGCCGGTTATTTTGCACCGTACAAGGGCGTGATCGCCATTGGTATCGCGTGCATTTTGGCGTCGATGTCATTCGGCCTGCTGATACCTTATATGGTCGGGCAGGCCGTCGATGACCTTTCGCAGGACATTACGTGGCAAAAGGTCGTTTACTATCCGCTTGTTATCCTCGGCATCAACTTGCTGTCCGGCGTTTTCCTGTTCCTTCAGCGGCGTCTTTTGATAAACACATCGCGGCATATCGAGTTCGATATGCGGCAGGATTTCTATTCGGCTCTTATCGATCAGAGTGCTGCATACTTTAACGAGAACCGCGTCGGCGACCTGATGGCGCGTGCGACGAATGACCTCGGAGCGGTGCGGCAGATCGTCGGGCCGATGATCCTTTACAGTTTTCAGGCCGTCTTTGCACTGTGCGTAAGCCTGCCGATAATGATGCACATCTCGGTAAAGCTGACGCTGCTGCTGCTGATCCCGATGCCGCTCGTCTCGCTGACCGTGAAGTTCCTCGGCAGCCGCATCCACACGCGGTTCGAGAAGATACAGGAGTTCTTCTCCGACATTACGGCCCGCGCGCAGGAGAACCTGAACGGTGTGCGGGTCGTGAGGGCATACGCACGCGAAGATTCCGAGATCGAGCAGTTCGAGGTGCTCAACCGCGAGTACGCGATCCAGAACCTCAAGCTCGTAAAATACGCCGCGGCGATGCGGCCGCTGCTGTTCTTCTTTATCGGCCTCGGCTTTGTAACGATCGTCGGCGTCGGCGTGCCGATGGCAGTACGGGGCGAGATTACGGCGGGCGACTTCACCGCGTTTATGCTTTATCTTCAGCGGATGATCTGGTACCTGATCGCGTTGGGCTACGTCGTCAATCTTTACCAACGCGGCACCGCTTCGCTTAAGCGCTTCAACGCGATACTTGACGCCGTGCCGACGATAAAGGATGGCGACGGCGTTGCGCAGCAGCCGCCGATCAAGGGCGGCATCGAATTCCGCGGCCTGACGTTCGCATACAACGGCCGCAGCGTGATACACGACATAAACCTTGCGGTCGAGCCGGGCAAGACCATCGCTTTCGTAGGCAAGACCGGCAGCGGCAAGTCAACGCTGGTCGGCCTCGTGCCGCGTTTATATGACGCACCGGCTGGCAGCGTGCTGATCGACGGGCGGCCCGTCCGCGATTATCCCCTCGAACAGCTCCGCGGCTCGATCGGCTTTGTGCCACAGGAAACGTTTCTTTTCAGCGACACGCTTGCCGCGAATATCGCTTTCGGTGTGCCGGCCGAGAAGCAGTTGACCAACTGCGCGGAGGGAATGACCGTCGAACATGCGGCGGAAGTTGCGGCAATGTCGGACGACATCGCGGAATTTCCCGACGGCTACCGACAGTTGGTGGGCGAACGCGGTATTACGCTCTCCGGCGGGCAGAAACAGCGCACGGCGATCGCCCGTGCCGTGATGCGCGAGCCGCGAATACTTATCCTCGACGACTCGCTCTCGGCCGTCGATACCTATACGGAAGAAAAGATCCTCGCCAACCTGAAAAATGTGCGAAAGGGCCGCACGACGCTGATCGTCTCGCACCGCGTTTCGACGATCAAGGATGCCGATCTCATTTGCGTGCTTGCCGACGGCCGTATCGTCGAACGCGGTTCGCACGACGAACTCATCAAGCTCGACGGCGAGTATGCCGACCTGTACGAACGGCAGCGTCTCGAAGAAGAGCTTGATGCGACGCAGTGATCGCTGACGCACCAAAAAAGCCGCCCGGCTTTTTTGGGCCGGGCGGCAGAGTATAAATTAAGAGTAATTTAATCTACGGCGTAGATCTGGACAGAACGTCTGCCGAACTTACGAGCTTCGGCACATCCGGGAACCCAGATGTCGATCTTCTTGCCTTTGATCGCACCGCCGGTGTCGGATACCAAGTAGGTTCCCGTCCACTGGCCTGCTTCTACATAAACACGCGAACCGAGCTTAAGAACTCTCGGATCGGCGGCGATCAGCCCGCGCCGGACCTTGTGTCCCATGGCGGTTTTTCCCGAAAAGCAATATGCCGTTGCCGAGAAAGAACCGCGGCTTGCGCCGACCGCTTTTGATGACACGGTCTTTTTGACAAGCTTTTTGTCGTCTTGGGCCGTATTGGTTATTGAATTATCAAATTGCTGTTGTGTATTTGTTTGCGAATCATTCGCTATTACGAGAGCGGACCCCACATCTGTTTTTGCCTGAGCGTAAATTAGTACGACAAAGGCGGAAAGCAGAATAAGGACCGCGCCTCCTCTAACGAGGTTTTTCATTAATCTTCTCCCTTCTGAACGACCTCGACGAAGTTTCAGGGCAGGCCGCCGGCAAGTGTCCCGGCGAAAAACGCCATCCCAAATCATATTTCGAAGCCAGTTGCGGTGAGCGGATTCCCACCTGTTTTCACGCCACGGCGGCGGAAACATGTTTTGCAGAATATCAATTTTGCCGCTGCGTGTCTATCGGCAAAAAGCCCGCAAACCCTTATATTATTTGCAATTGCTGTATTCAAAGACACTTAAGCGTGGCATTTTTTTTCGATTTTGATACACTTTAGACGCAAAATCGGCAGCCGCAGCGCCTCGGTACGTGCGTGATCGGCGGCCGCCCGTCAAGGAGAATTTATGCAGGAAAGACGCAACGCAGTACGGCATATGGTCGCGTTTCCCGTTCGTGTCCGCTGGAAGGACGAGAACGGAAAAGAGGTCATCCAAGACGGACTGACCGAGAACGTCGGGCCGCAAAGTGCTCTCATCTACTTGCCGCGTGTTCTTCCGAGAGTTGCCGGAAAGGTGCGTGTAACTGTTACTGAAGACCCTTCCGATGAGGTCTCGGTAACAGCCGAAGTGATACGGCTCGAGCGCAATGCCGCGCATCCGCAGGTCGCGCTCCAACTCACGGACGGTATGCGTGCCTGGAAGAAAAAGGTGTGGCAGCACGCCGCGGCCGTCATTGCCGCACAAGAGCCTGACGGGCCTGACGAATGGTGACGCCGGCCGCTCGGCTCAGGAAACAATGAAGATACTCGTCCTCGGTGCGGGCCGTATGGGCTACGGTGCCGCCTTTGATCTGATACATAATTCGCCTGATGTTGCGGGCGTAACGATCGCTGATCTTGACCCAAAGAAGGCTCAGGGTGCGGCCGAGCGTGTAGGCTCATCGCGGATAGAGGCAGCGTGTATCGACACCGCAGATCAACGCGCCGCGGCGGAGCTGATGCGTGGGCACGACTCGGTCATATCGTGCGTAAACTATTGGCATAATGCATCGCTCAGTGGGGCGGCGATCGCCACGGGGACGAATTTCTGCGACCTCGGCGGCAACAACTATATCGTCGATAAACAGCTTGCGATGGATGCGGCGGCAAAGGACGCTGGCATAAATATAATTCCCGACTGCGGCCTTGCACCCGGAATGGTGTCGATACTTGCGATGCACGGTGCCGCTCGTTTCGAGCGGCTCGACGAACTGCACATACGCGTCGGCGGCCTGCCGCAGCGGCCCGAACCGCCGCTGGATTATCAGCTCGTATTTTCGGTCGAAGGCCTGATAAATGAGTACATCGAACCGGCACGGATCATACGCGGCGGCACGGTCGCCGAGGTCGAGTCGATGACCGAGATCGAGAGGCTCGAGTTCGAAGGCTTCGCGCCGCTCGAGGCATTTCAGACATCGGGCGGCACATCGACGCTGCCGGACACCTTCCTCGGCAAGATACGCGAGCTTGACTACAAGACCATACGCTACCGCGGGCACTGCGAGAGGTTCAAGACGATGATCGACCTCGGGCTTTGTTCGAGTGAGCCGATCATTGCCGATCATCAAAAGGTAACGCCGCGAAAGGTCTTCGGCGAGCTGCTTCAGCAGCATCTGCCCGCGGATGGGCCTGACCTCGTGCTGGTGCGCCTGGAATTTGTCGGTACGGCTGACGGTGCCGAAAAACGCATTCGTTACGACATCGTTGACAGGCTTG from Chloracidobacterium sp. includes these protein-coding regions:
- a CDS encoding saccharopine dehydrogenase NADP-binding domain-containing protein, translated to MKILVLGAGRMGYGAAFDLIHNSPDVAGVTIADLDPKKAQGAAERVGSSRIEAACIDTADQRAAAELMRGHDSVISCVNYWHNASLSGAAIATGTNFCDLGGNNYIVDKQLAMDAAAKDAGINIIPDCGLAPGMVSILAMHGAARFERLDELHIRVGGLPQRPEPPLDYQLVFSVEGLINEYIEPARIIRGGTVAEVESMTEIERLEFEGFAPLEAFQTSGGTSTLPDTFLGKIRELDYKTIRYRGHCERFKTMIDLGLCSSEPIIADHQKVTPRKVFGELLQQHLPADGPDLVLVRLEFVGTADGAEKRIRYDIVDRLDEATGLSAMMRTTAFPASIIAQMMARGETLLRGATPQEKAVDPDKFVAELTRRGIRIDSRPF
- a CDS encoding PilZ domain-containing protein, which gives rise to MQERRNAVRHMVAFPVRVRWKDENGKEVIQDGLTENVGPQSALIYLPRVLPRVAGKVRVTVTEDPSDEVSVTAEVIRLERNAAHPQVALQLTDGMRAWKKKVWQHAAAVIAAQEPDGPDEW
- a CDS encoding ABC transporter ATP-binding protein, encoding MEELRKFAGYFAPYKGVIAIGIACILASMSFGLLIPYMVGQAVDDLSQDITWQKVVYYPLVILGINLLSGVFLFLQRRLLINTSRHIEFDMRQDFYSALIDQSAAYFNENRVGDLMARATNDLGAVRQIVGPMILYSFQAVFALCVSLPIMMHISVKLTLLLLIPMPLVSLTVKFLGSRIHTRFEKIQEFFSDITARAQENLNGVRVVRAYAREDSEIEQFEVLNREYAIQNLKLVKYAAAMRPLLFFFIGLGFVTIVGVGVPMAVRGEITAGDFTAFMLYLQRMIWYLIALGYVVNLYQRGTASLKRFNAILDAVPTIKDGDGVAQQPPIKGGIEFRGLTFAYNGRSVIHDINLAVEPGKTIAFVGKTGSGKSTLVGLVPRLYDAPAGSVLIDGRPVRDYPLEQLRGSIGFVPQETFLFSDTLAANIAFGVPAEKQLTNCAEGMTVEHAAEVAAMSDDIAEFPDGYRQLVGERGITLSGGQKQRTAIARAVMREPRILILDDSLSAVDTYTEEKILANLKNVRKGRTTLIVSHRVSTIKDADLICVLADGRIVERGSHDELIKLDGEYADLYERQRLEEELDATQ
- a CDS encoding 3D domain-containing protein, with translation MKNLVRGGAVLILLSAFVVLIYAQAKTDVGSALVIANDSQTNTQQQFDNSITNTAQDDKKLVKKTVSSKAVGASRGSFSATAYCFSGKTAMGHKVRRGLIAADPRVLKLGSRVYVEAGQWTGTYLVSDTGGAIKGKKIDIWVPGCAEARKFGRRSVQIYAVD